The window GCGGCATCGAGTTGGCGTTTCACCACCGCCGGAGCACCCATCACCACGGCGCCGGCGGGCACATCCCGGGTGACCACCGAGCCGGCCGCCACCAGGGCCCCGGCCCCCACCGTGACGCCGTTGAGCACGATGGCGCCGATGCCGATCAGGCAGCCGTCCTCGAGCGTGGCGCCATGGACCACGGCACGGTGGCCGATGGTCACATCGGCGCCGATGCTCACGGGCTGACCGGGATCCCCGTGCAGCACGGCGCCGTCCTGCACGTTGCTGCCCTCGCCCACCGTGATGCTGCAGACATCCCCCCGCGCCACCGCGGTGGGCCAGAGGCTGGCCCCCGCCGCCAGCCTCACATCCCCGATCACCACCGCCGACGGGGCCACCCAGGCGGCGGCGTCGATACGGGGTGCGTCCCAGTGGCTGGGCCAGGCGTCGGGGCTGGTCATGGCGCGTGGCGTCCGGTTGGGGTCATGGTGCGGCGCCCGGCGGGCTTGGAGAGGGTCGCCGCCGGGTGATAGCTTCCCCAGCGACGGGTCGCTAGCTCAGCGGTAGAGCATTCGGCTTTTAACCGACTGGTCCTGAGTTCGAATCTCAGGCGACCC is drawn from Cyanobium sp. AMD-g and contains these coding sequences:
- a CDS encoding gamma carbonic anhydrase family protein is translated as MTSPDAWPSHWDAPRIDAAAWVAPSAVVIGDVRLAAGASLWPTAVARGDVCSITVGEGSNVQDGAVLHGDPGQPVSIGADVTIGHRAVVHGATLEDGCLIGIGAIVLNGVTVGAGALVAAGSVVTRDVPAGAVVMGAPAVVKRQLDAAAIEAQRQHARRYRQLAEVHAGLR